The Staphylococcus sp. KG4-3 genome has a window encoding:
- the hpt gene encoding hypoxanthine phosphoribosyltransferase — protein sequence MRDDLKEVLLSEEDIHQICKDLGEQITAAYKGKPLVCIGILKGSVMFMADLIKYIDIHLAIDFMDVSSYHGGTESTGEVQILKDLSSSIENKDILIIEDILETGTTLKSITELLESRRVNSLEIVTLLDKPNRRKANIEAKYVGKKIPDEFVVGYGLDYAENYRNLPYIGTLKPEIYSK from the coding sequence ATGAGAGATGATTTAAAGGAAGTATTGTTATCAGAGGAAGATATTCATCAAATATGTAAAGATTTAGGTGAACAAATTACAGCAGCATACAAAGGGAAACCGCTTGTTTGTATCGGCATACTAAAAGGGTCAGTAATGTTTATGGCAGACTTAATTAAATATATTGATATACATTTAGCGATAGATTTTATGGATGTTTCAAGTTACCACGGAGGGACAGAATCTACAGGAGAGGTTCAAATTTTAAAAGATTTAAGTTCTTCAATTGAAAATAAAGACATCTTGATTATAGAAGATATCTTAGAAACTGGAACAACTTTAAAATCGATTACTGAATTACTAGAATCTCGACGTGTGAATTCGCTTGAAATCGTAACATTGCTTGATAAACCTAACCGTCGTAAAGCAAATATCGAAGCTAAATATGTTGGTAAGAAAATTCCTGATGAATTTGTGGTTGGCTATGGTTTGGACTACGCTGAAAACTATAGAAATCTACCTTATATCGGTACGCTTAAACCAGAAATTTATTCGAAATAA
- the tilS gene encoding tRNA lysidine(34) synthetase TilS, whose amino-acid sequence MEVNTEGWSSDNHIVLAVSTGIDSMVLLHQLITNLQDTYAQLTCLHVNHNIRPIANEEELFLKQYCIDHNIALHVKQLDLSDIVKKGNSIENEARLERYRWFDLMMKNLNADVLLTAHHQDDQLETIFYRLMTGRSTRSSLGMSYLTTRGCYDLCKPLLTATKVEIRNYQHAYDVPFYEDATNAENHYVRNDIRNRILPEIEQNKHLETKQLLKLKEWHDEQRLVIESEATAFIESAVEVNNAQYRFCRQQFLQLRHSVKMTVLDKLLANLPMHDSLTEKTYNQWFQIMEENIAQSTLYTTDKWIIYIAYDKFIIMANDDVKLSPAKMNQSGTYNYSHYSIDINNDLPAFEFPLVVRTRNDGDKFELNGMKGHKKVSRLLIDNKIEQQERDQMPIIVNADNEIIAVGTLFLKSKYKDLICIRNMGEE is encoded by the coding sequence ATGGAAGTGAATACTGAAGGTTGGTCCTCGGATAACCACATCGTATTGGCTGTATCAACCGGCATAGATAGTATGGTGTTGTTGCACCAACTTATTACAAACTTGCAAGATACATACGCCCAATTGACCTGTTTGCATGTGAATCATAATATTAGACCAATTGCCAATGAAGAAGAATTATTTCTCAAGCAATATTGTATTGACCATAACATTGCATTACATGTTAAACAATTGGATTTATCTGACATTGTTAAAAAAGGTAACAGTATCGAAAATGAGGCTAGACTTGAACGTTATCGTTGGTTTGATTTAATGATGAAGAATTTAAATGCAGATGTACTACTCACAGCACATCATCAAGATGACCAGTTGGAAACCATTTTTTACAGGTTAATGACAGGCCGTTCTACTAGAAGTAGTCTGGGGATGTCTTATTTAACAACTCGAGGTTGCTACGATTTATGTAAACCGCTTTTGACAGCAACTAAAGTAGAAATTAGAAATTATCAACATGCCTACGATGTTCCTTTTTATGAAGATGCAACTAATGCAGAAAATCATTATGTAAGAAATGACATTCGAAACCGCATCTTACCTGAAATAGAGCAAAATAAACACTTAGAGACCAAGCAGTTATTGAAACTAAAAGAATGGCATGACGAACAACGATTAGTTATTGAGAGCGAGGCTACCGCTTTTATAGAAAGTGCTGTTGAAGTTAATAATGCTCAATATCGTTTTTGTAGACAACAATTTTTACAATTGCGACATAGCGTGAAAATGACCGTATTAGATAAATTACTTGCTAATCTACCAATGCACGATTCTTTAACAGAAAAAACATATAATCAATGGTTTCAAATCATGGAGGAAAATATAGCGCAATCTACATTATATACAACAGATAAATGGATAATTTACATCGCTTATGATAAATTTATAATAATGGCAAATGATGACGTGAAACTTTCTCCGGCTAAGATGAATCAATCAGGGACTTACAACTATAGTCACTATAGTATTGACATTAATAACGATCTTCCTGCATTTGAATTTCCACTAGTAGTTCGTACAAGAAACGATGGTGATAAATTTGAATTAAATGGAATGAAAGGGCATAAAAAGGTTAGCAGATTGCTGATTGATAATAAAATTGAGCAACAAGAACGTGACCAAATGCCAATCATAGTTAATGCTGATAATGAAATTATTGCTGTTGGAACATTATTTTTAAAAAGTAAATACAAAGACTTAATTTGTATACGAAATATGGGAGAGGAATGA